A region of Spiribacter roseus DNA encodes the following proteins:
- a CDS encoding NADH-quinone oxidoreductase subunit M: protein MLGGWPLLSLLIWLPILGGAVVLWTGRDNADRARWSALAVAGLTLILGLVLWFGFETGVAGMQFVERAPWIESFGIEYYLGVDGISMPLVVLTAFSTLLVVIAAWEVVRYKPAQYLAAFLIMEGIMIGVFSALDALLFYVFFEAMLIPMFLIIGIWGGPNRIYATLKFFLYTFLGSVMMLVALIYLRGQAGSFAIEDFYGLGLPFAAQVLIFLAFLAAFAVKVPMFPVHTWLPDAHVEAPTGGSVILAAITLKIGGYGFLRFSLPIAPEASMALDWLLIGLSLIAVVYIGLVAMVQEDLKKLIAYSSIAHMGFVTLAFFLIFRIVAGEGTRDGALLALEGGLVQMISHGFVSAAMFLCVGVLYDRMHTRRIADYGGVANRMPVFAGLFVFFAMANAGLPGTSGFVGEFMVILASFQAGFWYAAIAGLTLILGAAYSLWMIKRVVYGQVRNTQVDELRDINARERLLLGSLVGVVLFFGVYPAPLINVMAPSLEALLGIVMPAL from the coding sequence ATGTTGGGAGGTTGGCCTTTGCTGAGCCTGTTGATCTGGCTGCCGATCCTGGGCGGCGCGGTCGTCCTGTGGACGGGGCGCGATAACGCGGATCGGGCCCGTTGGTCGGCGCTGGCGGTCGCCGGGCTCACCCTCATCCTGGGGCTGGTGCTGTGGTTTGGCTTCGAGACCGGCGTCGCCGGCATGCAGTTTGTTGAACGGGCGCCGTGGATCGAGTCCTTCGGCATCGAGTATTACCTGGGCGTCGACGGCATCTCGATGCCGCTGGTGGTGCTGACCGCCTTCTCGACGCTTCTGGTGGTGATAGCGGCCTGGGAGGTGGTGCGCTACAAACCCGCCCAGTACCTGGCCGCCTTTCTGATCATGGAAGGCATCATGATCGGCGTGTTCAGTGCCCTCGATGCGCTGCTGTTCTACGTCTTTTTCGAGGCCATGCTCATTCCGATGTTCCTGATCATCGGCATCTGGGGTGGGCCGAACCGCATCTACGCGACCCTCAAGTTCTTTCTCTACACCTTCCTCGGATCGGTGATGATGCTGGTCGCGCTGATCTACCTGCGCGGCCAGGCGGGCAGCTTTGCCATCGAGGATTTCTATGGGTTGGGGCTGCCGTTCGCAGCCCAGGTGCTGATCTTTCTGGCGTTCCTGGCCGCCTTCGCGGTCAAGGTGCCGATGTTCCCGGTTCACACCTGGCTGCCCGACGCGCACGTCGAGGCCCCCACCGGCGGCTCGGTGATCCTCGCGGCGATCACGCTCAAGATCGGTGGTTACGGCTTCCTCCGCTTCAGTCTGCCGATCGCGCCCGAGGCCAGCATGGCGCTGGACTGGCTGCTGATCGGGCTGTCGCTGATCGCGGTGGTCTACATCGGCCTGGTGGCGATGGTGCAGGAGGATCTGAAAAAACTCATCGCCTACTCATCCATCGCCCACATGGGCTTCGTCACTCTGGCGTTCTTCCTGATCTTCCGCATCGTGGCCGGCGAGGGCACCCGCGATGGCGCGCTGCTGGCGCTTGAGGGCGGGCTGGTGCAGATGATTTCGCACGGCTTCGTGTCGGCGGCGATGTTCCTGTGTGTCGGTGTGCTCTATGACCGCATGCACACCCGGCGTATCGCCGACTATGGCGGGGTGGCCAACCGCATGCCGGTGTTTGCCGGGTTGTTCGTGTTCTTTGCGATGGCCAATGCCGGGCTGCCGGGCACCTCGGGGTTCGTCGGTGAATTCATGGTGATCCTCGCAAGCTTCCAGGCGGGTTTCTGGTATGCGGCCATCGCCGGGCTGACCCTCATTCTGGGCGCCGCCTACAGCCTGTGGATGATCAAGCGCGTGGTCTATGGCCAGGTCAGGAACACGCAGGTGGATGAGCTGCGCGACATCAATGCGCGTGAGCGCCTGCTGCTCGGCAGCCTGGTGGGTGTGGTGCTGTTCTTCGGCGTGTATCCGGCCCCCCTGATCAATGTCATGGCGCCTTCGCTGGAAGCGCTTCTGGGCATCGTGATGCCCGCTCTCTAG
- the nuoN gene encoding NADH-quinone oxidoreductase subunit NuoN — protein sequence MNFEMPQFAMAAPEIWLGVMVCVVLIADLFDRSQQSRLAFFLTQLTLLGAIGLALYTHWGMERAITFNGMYVSDSLAAVLKVTVAGLSMVTLGYSRDYLRQRDLLKGEFYLLALIANLGMFVMASASSLLVLYVGLEMLSLSLYAMVAFDRDSRIGAEAAMKYFVLGALSSGMMLYGMSMIYGASGSLLIDTIASHAAAGDNLLLMAFGMTFALVGVAFKFGAAPFHMWLPDVYQGAPTSATAFLGTAPKIAALALFLRLLVDGLGDLHDQWQAMAVLLAVGSLAVGNLFALVQTNFKRMLAYSTISHIGFLFLGLIAGTPEGYSAALFYAISYGIMASGAFGMIILLSRRGFEAEMIDDMRGLNDRHSGFALVMLLLMFSMTGIPGTVGFYAKWLVLQSLIDTGMIWLAVVAVVFAVIGAFYYLRVLKAVYFDRLESPVPIEAPAGQRAIVALNGGAILLLGLFPDRLIEICRIALGL from the coding sequence ATGAATTTCGAAATGCCGCAATTCGCGATGGCCGCCCCGGAGATCTGGCTGGGGGTGATGGTCTGTGTCGTGCTGATCGCCGATCTGTTCGACCGCAGCCAGCAGAGCCGGCTTGCGTTCTTTCTGACCCAGCTGACGCTGCTGGGGGCCATCGGTCTCGCGCTCTACACCCACTGGGGTATGGAGCGGGCGATCACCTTCAATGGCATGTACGTCAGTGACAGCCTCGCCGCGGTGCTCAAGGTGACGGTGGCCGGTCTGTCCATGGTCACTCTTGGCTACAGTCGTGATTACCTGCGCCAGCGCGATCTGCTCAAGGGCGAGTTCTACCTGCTGGCGCTGATCGCCAATCTGGGCATGTTCGTCATGGCATCGGCCAGCAGCCTGCTGGTCCTGTATGTCGGGCTCGAGATGCTCTCGCTCAGTCTCTATGCCATGGTCGCCTTCGACCGTGACAGCCGCATCGGTGCCGAGGCGGCGATGAAATACTTCGTCCTGGGTGCGCTGTCGTCGGGGATGATGCTCTATGGCATGTCGATGATCTACGGCGCTTCCGGCAGTCTGCTGATCGACACCATCGCCAGTCACGCGGCGGCCGGCGATAATCTGCTGCTCATGGCCTTCGGCATGACCTTCGCGCTGGTGGGGGTCGCCTTCAAGTTTGGTGCCGCGCCTTTTCACATGTGGCTGCCGGACGTCTATCAGGGCGCGCCGACCTCGGCCACGGCATTCCTGGGCACCGCGCCCAAGATCGCGGCGCTGGCGCTGTTCCTCCGTCTGCTGGTGGACGGGCTGGGCGATCTGCATGATCAGTGGCAGGCAATGGCGGTGCTGCTGGCGGTCGGGTCGCTGGCGGTCGGCAACCTGTTCGCGCTGGTGCAGACCAACTTCAAGCGCATGCTGGCCTACTCCACGATCTCGCATATCGGCTTTCTGTTCCTCGGCCTGATCGCCGGGACGCCCGAGGGCTATTCGGCGGCGCTGTTCTATGCGATCAGCTACGGGATCATGGCCAGTGGCGCTTTCGGGATGATCATCCTGCTCTCGCGGCGCGGGTTCGAGGCGGAGATGATTGACGACATGCGGGGGCTCAACGACCGCCATAGCGGCTTCGCGCTGGTCATGCTGCTGCTCATGTTCTCAATGACCGGCATCCCCGGCACGGTGGGATTCTATGCCAAGTGGCTGGTGCTGCAGTCGCTCATCGACACCGGCATGATATGGCTGGCGGTGGTAGCGGTCGTGTTCGCCGTCATCGGGGCGTTCTATTACCTGCGGGTGCTCAAGGCGGTGTACTTTGATCGGCTCGAGTCGCCAGTGCCGATCGAAGCGCCCGCCGGCCAGCGGGCCATCGTCGCGCTGAACGGCGGCGCCATCCTGCTGCTTGGGCTGTTCCCGGACCGGCTGATTGAAATCTGCCGGATCGCGTTGGGGCTCTGA
- a CDS encoding DUF2818 family protein: MATQTAIIALLVVAIIAANLPWMSERVAFVGTPPARGKSEWIRLVEWLLLFCLVGLIAAGLEYRTQGQLQAQGWEFWVMNLSLFAVFALPGFIYHHDLRRRLQRRGRRRES; encoded by the coding sequence ATGGCGACGCAGACAGCGATCATCGCGTTGTTGGTGGTGGCCATTATCGCCGCCAACCTGCCCTGGATGAGCGAGCGGGTGGCGTTCGTCGGGACGCCGCCCGCACGCGGTAAGTCGGAATGGATCCGGCTGGTGGAATGGCTGCTGCTGTTCTGTCTGGTCGGACTCATCGCCGCGGGGCTTGAATACCGCACCCAGGGACAGCTGCAGGCGCAGGGCTGGGAGTTCTGGGTCATGAACCTGTCGCTGTTCGCGGTCTTCGCGCTGCCGGGATTCATCTACCATCACGATCTTCGCCGCCGGCTTCAGCGTCGCGGGCGGCGTCGCGAGTCTTGA
- the rimP gene encoding ribosome maturation factor RimP → MKAPEHVTELLEPVIEGLGYECVGLEFQPGRRDACLRVFIDAPAGITVDDCARVSHQVSGVLDVEDPIAGDYHLEVSSPGLDRPVFKSSDYQRFAGETVRLRLRERIDGQRRISGRLEGLTDGGVAVASEDGRRVVPLEAIDNAHIELEP, encoded by the coding sequence ATGAAAGCGCCCGAACACGTTACTGAACTGCTTGAGCCGGTCATCGAAGGACTGGGCTACGAATGTGTCGGCCTGGAGTTTCAGCCCGGCCGGCGCGATGCCTGTCTGCGCGTATTCATCGACGCTCCGGCGGGCATCACCGTCGATGACTGCGCCCGGGTCAGCCATCAGGTCAGTGGGGTGCTCGACGTGGAAGACCCCATTGCCGGGGACTATCACCTCGAGGTCTCTTCTCCCGGGCTCGATCGCCCGGTCTTCAAGTCCTCCGATTACCAGCGGTTCGCCGGCGAGACAGTGCGTCTGCGGCTTCGCGAGCGGATCGACGGGCAGCGCCGGATCAGCGGTCGACTTGAGGGGCTGACCGACGGGGGCGTGGCGGTGGCGTCCGAGGACGGCCGCCGGGTCGTGCCGCTGGAGGCCATCGACAATGCACATATTGAGCTGGAGCCGTAA
- the nusA gene encoding transcription termination factor NusA, producing MSKEILLVVDAIANEKGVEQEVIFQAIEAALASATQKRHEGEIGARVSVNRRTGDYETFRVWEVVEDDAEQEYPDQQLTLSEARAIDPEVEVGGTIEEPLESVEFGRIAAQTAKQVIVQRVRDAERAKVVEAYRDRTGELISGVVKRVERGNVFLDLGSNAEAFIPREEMIPREAVRPGDRLRAWLREVREEARGPQLFASRSAPEFLVELFKLEVPEVGQELLDILGAARDPGLRAKISVNALDSRIDPVGACVGMRGSRVQAVSNELSGERIDIILWNENPAQFVINAMAPAEVESIVVDEDRHSMDIAVGEDQLSQAIGRGGQNVRLASELTGWELNVMTASEAEAKSESEAAELVDRFAQSLDVDEDLAGLLVEEGFSSLEEIAYVPVVELLEIEGFDEDLVNALRQRARDVLAEREAEAAAAEAPAEDLLGLEGMDTAVAEQLAARGIQTMEDLAEQSVDDVSDIEGLDAERAGALIMKAREPWFADAGEGQD from the coding sequence ATGAGCAAGGAAATTCTGCTGGTGGTCGACGCGATCGCAAACGAGAAGGGTGTCGAGCAGGAAGTGATCTTCCAGGCCATCGAGGCCGCCCTTGCCTCGGCAACGCAGAAGCGCCATGAGGGCGAGATCGGTGCCCGGGTCTCGGTCAATCGGCGCACGGGCGATTACGAGACATTCCGTGTCTGGGAGGTGGTCGAGGATGACGCCGAGCAGGAGTATCCCGATCAGCAGCTGACGCTCAGCGAGGCCCGTGCCATCGACCCCGAGGTCGAGGTGGGCGGCACCATCGAGGAGCCGCTGGAGTCCGTGGAGTTCGGCCGTATCGCCGCGCAGACCGCCAAGCAGGTGATCGTCCAGCGGGTCCGCGACGCGGAACGCGCGAAGGTGGTGGAGGCCTACCGCGACCGCACGGGTGAGCTGATCTCGGGCGTGGTCAAGCGCGTCGAGCGGGGCAACGTGTTTCTGGATCTGGGCAGTAATGCCGAGGCGTTCATCCCCCGCGAGGAGATGATCCCGCGGGAGGCGGTGCGCCCCGGCGACCGACTGCGGGCCTGGCTTCGCGAGGTGCGTGAAGAGGCCCGTGGGCCGCAGCTGTTCGCCAGCCGCTCGGCACCGGAGTTTCTCGTCGAACTGTTCAAGCTCGAGGTACCCGAGGTGGGCCAGGAGCTGCTCGACATATTGGGCGCCGCCCGCGACCCGGGCCTGCGCGCCAAGATCTCGGTGAATGCGCTGGACAGCCGCATCGACCCGGTGGGGGCGTGTGTGGGGATGCGTGGCTCGCGCGTGCAGGCCGTGTCCAACGAACTCTCCGGTGAGCGCATCGACATCATCCTGTGGAACGAGAATCCCGCCCAGTTCGTCATCAACGCGATGGCACCGGCCGAGGTGGAGTCCATCGTCGTCGATGAGGATCGCCATAGCATGGATATCGCCGTGGGCGAGGATCAGCTCTCCCAGGCCATCGGTCGTGGTGGGCAGAACGTCCGCCTCGCCAGTGAGCTGACCGGTTGGGAGCTCAACGTCATGACCGCTTCCGAGGCGGAGGCCAAGAGCGAGTCCGAGGCGGCGGAGCTGGTCGATCGATTCGCCCAGTCGCTGGATGTGGACGAGGATCTGGCCGGGCTGCTGGTCGAGGAGGGCTTCTCGAGTCTCGAGGAAATCGCCTATGTACCGGTGGTCGAGCTGCTCGAGATCGAGGGCTTCGACGAAGACCTCGTCAACGCACTGCGGCAGCGCGCCCGCGACGTGCTGGCCGAGCGTGAAGCCGAGGCCGCAGCGGCGGAGGCGCCGGCTGAGGACCTGCTCGGGCTTGAGGGTATGGACACGGCCGTCGCCGAGCAGCTCGCCGCGCGGGGAATCCAGACCATGGAGGACCTGGCCGAGCAGTCGGTGGATGATGTAAGTGATATTGAAGGTCTTGATGCGGAGCGCGCAGGAGCGCTGATCATGAAGGCCCGAGAGCCCTGGTTCGCCGACGCCGGCGAGGGTCAGGACTAA
- the infB gene encoding translation initiation factor IF-2 — MAQSTVRDFADRTGVPLDRVLIQLREAGLASDDPDATLSDADKSALLEHIRKTHGRRDDSEDGGPSQITLKRRSHSQLKMPSGGGERRSPRGSRGAGAGRTVNVEVRKKRTYVKRSVVEAEAAEQDVQVLERVLQQDVTAAEEARQAEAQRQADAAAQAEADRQAREAAEAAEAEARAAEGGTAADAESATAGSETAAEPAQSPADLEAQTQKTESEAARNKEIEDDKERKRLEAEAKREREAEERAARKASRGKGKARKKAESGGRRARKGGAAGAASSALQQGFEKPTAPVVRDVQVPENITVGDLAQRMSVKAADLIKEMMKQGVMATINQAIDQDTAVLLVEELGHRPHIVREDDLEDEVLSQTTEPEGTEEPRSAVVTIMGHVDHGKTTLLDYIRRAKVASGEAGGITQHIGAYRVHSERGDLTFLDTPGHEAFTAMRARGAQVTDVVILVVAADDGVMPQTEEAVKHARAAGVPLVVAVNKIDREEADPDRVKNELVAREVVPEEWGGDTQFIPCSAINGQGVEELLEAVALQAELLELKAVRDCPASGVVVESSLDRGRGPVATILVQNGILEQGDTIISGTEFGRVRAMLDERGERVKSAGPSTPVVILGLSGLPEAGDEVLAVEDERKARELVDRRREKSRDKRLQAQKAAKMDELFNSMQDEAVKTVNLVIKGDVQGSVEALTQSLANLSTDEVRIVPVATGVGAINESDVNLAIASEALLIGFNVRADAKARRLAQENDVKPHYYSIIYDAIDQLRNAISGMLEPETRENIIGTAEVREVFRSSQLGQIAGCLVVDGVVRRRNPIRVLRESVVVFEGELESLRRFKDDVREVQSGTECGIGVKHYNDVRAGDQIECYERITVERTL; from the coding sequence ATGGCGCAGAGCACAGTCCGGGATTTTGCAGACAGGACGGGCGTGCCGCTGGATCGGGTGCTGATCCAGCTCCGCGAGGCGGGGCTGGCCAGCGATGATCCCGACGCGACGCTCTCCGATGCGGACAAGTCCGCGTTGCTCGAGCATATCCGCAAGACCCACGGTCGGCGCGATGACAGCGAAGACGGTGGACCGTCGCAGATCACCCTCAAGCGGCGCAGTCACAGTCAACTCAAGATGCCCTCGGGCGGCGGTGAGCGGCGCAGTCCGCGGGGCAGCCGCGGCGCCGGCGCCGGGCGGACCGTGAACGTGGAGGTGCGCAAGAAGCGGACCTACGTCAAGCGCAGCGTGGTCGAGGCCGAGGCCGCCGAGCAGGATGTCCAGGTGCTCGAGCGTGTCCTCCAGCAGGACGTGACGGCCGCCGAGGAAGCGCGTCAGGCCGAGGCCCAGCGCCAGGCCGACGCGGCGGCCCAGGCCGAGGCCGATCGGCAGGCCCGCGAGGCGGCGGAAGCCGCCGAGGCCGAGGCGCGCGCCGCCGAGGGTGGCACCGCGGCCGACGCCGAGTCTGCGACCGCCGGCAGCGAAACCGCCGCTGAGCCGGCCCAGTCGCCGGCCGATCTCGAGGCGCAGACGCAGAAGACCGAGTCGGAAGCGGCGCGCAACAAGGAAATCGAGGACGACAAGGAGCGCAAGCGCCTCGAGGCCGAGGCCAAGCGTGAGCGGGAGGCCGAGGAGCGGGCCGCCCGCAAGGCGTCGCGCGGCAAGGGCAAGGCGCGCAAGAAGGCCGAGTCCGGTGGCCGGCGGGCGCGCAAGGGCGGCGCCGCTGGTGCAGCGAGCTCGGCACTCCAGCAGGGGTTTGAAAAGCCCACCGCGCCGGTGGTGCGTGATGTCCAGGTGCCCGAGAACATTACCGTGGGCGATCTCGCCCAGCGCATGAGCGTCAAGGCGGCGGACCTGATCAAGGAAATGATGAAGCAGGGTGTGATGGCCACCATCAACCAGGCGATCGATCAGGACACGGCCGTCCTGCTGGTCGAAGAGCTGGGGCATCGCCCGCACATCGTGCGCGAGGACGACCTCGAGGACGAGGTGCTCAGTCAGACCACCGAGCCCGAGGGCACCGAGGAACCGCGTTCGGCGGTGGTGACCATCATGGGCCATGTCGACCACGGCAAGACGACCCTGCTCGACTACATCCGGCGTGCCAAAGTGGCATCCGGCGAGGCGGGCGGCATCACCCAGCACATCGGTGCCTATCGGGTGCACTCCGAGCGGGGCGATCTGACCTTCCTCGATACGCCCGGTCACGAGGCGTTCACCGCCATGCGGGCCCGCGGGGCGCAGGTCACCGACGTGGTCATCCTGGTGGTGGCGGCCGATGACGGCGTCATGCCGCAGACCGAAGAGGCGGTGAAGCATGCCCGTGCGGCCGGTGTACCGCTGGTGGTGGCGGTCAACAAGATCGACCGCGAGGAGGCCGATCCCGATCGCGTCAAAAACGAGCTGGTGGCCCGGGAAGTCGTCCCCGAGGAATGGGGCGGCGATACGCAGTTCATTCCCTGCTCGGCGATCAACGGCCAGGGCGTCGAGGAACTGCTCGAGGCGGTGGCGCTGCAGGCGGAGCTCCTCGAGCTCAAGGCCGTCCGCGACTGCCCGGCCTCGGGCGTGGTGGTGGAATCCAGCCTCGATCGTGGCCGCGGTCCGGTGGCGACCATCCTGGTGCAGAACGGCATCCTCGAGCAGGGCGATACGATCATCTCGGGCACCGAGTTCGGTCGTGTCCGCGCCATGCTCGACGAGCGGGGCGAGCGCGTGAAATCGGCGGGGCCATCGACACCGGTGGTCATCCTGGGGCTTTCGGGGCTGCCCGAAGCCGGTGACGAGGTCCTCGCCGTCGAGGACGAGCGCAAGGCCCGCGAGCTGGTGGACCGGCGCCGCGAGAAGAGCCGCGACAAGCGCCTGCAGGCGCAGAAGGCGGCCAAGATGGACGAGCTGTTCAACTCGATGCAGGACGAGGCGGTGAAGACCGTCAATCTGGTCATCAAGGGCGACGTGCAGGGCTCGGTCGAGGCGCTGACCCAGTCGCTGGCCAACCTGTCCACCGACGAGGTGCGCATCGTGCCCGTGGCCACCGGCGTCGGCGCGATCAACGAGTCCGACGTCAACCTGGCGATCGCCTCCGAGGCCCTGCTGATCGGCTTCAACGTCCGTGCCGATGCCAAGGCCCGGCGCCTGGCGCAGGAAAACGACGTCAAGCCGCATTACTACAGCATCATCTACGACGCCATCGATCAGCTGCGCAATGCCATCAGCGGCATGCTTGAGCCGGAGACCCGCGAGAACATCATCGGCACCGCCGAGGTGCGCGAGGTGTTCCGCTCGTCACAGCTCGGCCAGATCGCCGGCTGCCTGGTGGTGGACGGCGTCGTGCGGCGTCGCAACCCGATCCGGGTGCTGCGCGAGAGCGTGGTGGTGTTCGAAGGCGAGCTCGAATCGTTGCGCCGCTTCAAGGACGACGTCCGCGAAGTGCAGTCGGGCACCGAGTGCGGCATCGGCGTGAAGCACTACAACGACGTGCGCGCCGGTGACCAGATCGAGTGCTACGAGCGCATCACCGTCGAGCGGACCCTCTAG
- the rbfA gene encoding 30S ribosome-binding factor RbfA, with protein sequence MPRDFSRARRVGDQIQRELAGLIRDEVRDPRVGSVTVSEVQVSRDFSYADVFVTGLGMDADESRDMVRVLTGAGAFLRHQLAQRLTLRKVPTLRFQYDPTFERGARLNRLIDDVQPDDGPGSRDSD encoded by the coding sequence ATGCCACGGGACTTCTCACGGGCCCGCCGCGTCGGCGACCAGATCCAGCGCGAGCTGGCCGGGCTCATCCGGGACGAGGTCCGCGATCCCCGCGTGGGGTCGGTCACCGTCTCGGAGGTCCAGGTCAGCCGCGACTTTTCCTACGCCGATGTGTTCGTCACCGGTCTGGGGATGGACGCCGATGAATCCCGCGACATGGTCCGGGTGCTGACCGGCGCCGGCGCCTTTCTGCGCCATCAGCTCGCACAACGACTGACCCTGCGCAAGGTGCCCACACTGCGCTTTCAGTACGATCCCACCTTCGAGCGGGGGGCGCGGCTCAACCGCCTGATCGACGATGTCCAGCCGGATGACGGGCCGGGCTCGCGGGATTCGGACTGA
- the truB gene encoding tRNA pseudouridine(55) synthase TruB, with product MGRRRGRAVDGILTVDKPAGQTSNQTLRRVSGWLDARKAGHTGNLDPLATGLLVMCFGEATKISGWLLDADKAYVATVRLGVVTDSADADGTPLDERPVPAVDAGYLESVLARFRGPIEQVPPMVSALKHQGRRLHELAREGRTVERAPRPVTIHSLTGEWIEADRLRLTVSCSKGTYIRSLAADIGEALGCGAHIETLRRTALGPFDGAGMWTLDALEQRYQSGSEALDACLLPADRGLRGYPAVTLPSGESARFCQGQAVALAADETAPTGLCRVYAEAEGFLGMGERAGDRGVAPRRLLVQRRPHG from the coding sequence ATGGGGCGTCGCAGGGGCCGCGCGGTGGACGGGATCCTGACGGTGGACAAGCCCGCCGGGCAGACCTCCAATCAGACCCTGAGACGGGTCAGCGGCTGGCTGGACGCCCGCAAAGCGGGGCATACCGGCAATCTCGATCCGTTGGCCACGGGACTGCTGGTGATGTGTTTCGGTGAGGCCACCAAGATCAGTGGCTGGCTGCTGGATGCCGACAAGGCCTACGTGGCGACCGTGCGCCTGGGGGTGGTCACGGACAGCGCCGATGCCGACGGCACGCCGCTGGATGAACGGCCGGTGCCCGCCGTTGATGCGGGCTACCTCGAATCGGTGCTGGCGCGGTTCCGCGGGCCCATCGAGCAGGTCCCGCCCATGGTCTCCGCACTCAAGCATCAGGGGCGTCGCCTGCACGAGCTGGCCCGCGAGGGCCGGACGGTGGAGCGGGCGCCCCGGCCCGTGACCATTCACTCGCTGACCGGCGAGTGGATCGAGGCCGACCGGCTGCGGCTGACGGTCAGCTGCTCCAAGGGCACCTACATCCGCAGCCTCGCCGCCGATATCGGCGAGGCACTGGGCTGCGGCGCCCACATTGAAACGCTGCGGCGCACCGCACTGGGGCCCTTCGACGGTGCTGGCATGTGGACCCTCGACGCCCTTGAGCAGCGTTACCAGAGCGGTTCCGAGGCGCTGGATGCCTGCCTCCTGCCGGCCGACCGCGGACTGCGCGGTTATCCGGCGGTGACGCTCCCCAGCGGCGAATCGGCGCGTTTCTGCCAGGGGCAGGCGGTGGCCCTGGCGGCCGACGAAACGGCGCCGACCGGGCTCTGCCGGGTCTATGCCGAGGCGGAGGGTTTTCTTGGCATGGGTGAGCGCGCCGGCGACCGCGGCGTCGCGCCCCGGCGTTTGCTTGTTCAGCGACGCCCCCACGGATAG
- the rpsO gene encoding 30S ribosomal protein S15, producing the protein MSLSAQQKQEIVRDYGRAEGDTGSPEVQIALLTARIQYLTDHFATHKQDHHSRRGLLKLVNQRRQLLDYLHRKSLERYQTVIKRLGLRK; encoded by the coding sequence ATGTCGCTCAGCGCGCAGCAGAAGCAGGAGATCGTCCGTGATTACGGGCGGGCGGAAGGTGATACCGGATCCCCGGAAGTGCAGATCGCGCTTCTCACCGCCCGGATCCAGTACCTCACCGATCATTTCGCCACCCATAAACAGGACCATCACTCCCGCCGCGGGCTGCTCAAGCTCGTCAATCAGCGTCGGCAGCTGCTGGATTATCTCCACCGTAAGAGCCTCGAGCGCTATCAGACGGTGATCAAGCGACTCGGCCTGCGTAAGTAA